A genomic window from Tolypothrix sp. PCC 7910 includes:
- the nadB gene encoding L-aspartate oxidase, translated as MPPTDIPSQFDVLVVGAGAAGLYTALCLPQSLRVGLITKETVSLSASDWAQGGIAAAIASEDSPTLHIEDTIRAGAGLCDKAAVEFLAEHAPSCIQSLVDLGVAFDRQGNALALTLEAAHSRNRVLHAADTTGREVTTTLTAQVLRRPNILVIQQALALSLWMTPAGDVSDGLRQRTQGISLFYQGKIQWIQARAVVLATGGGGQVFAQTTNPAVSTGDGVAIAYRAGAILRDLEFIQFHPTALTKPGADRFLISEAVRGEGAHLVDNEGRRFAFDYHPAGELAPRDVVSRAIFSHLQRTAADPATANVWLDMRPIPPDKIRHRFPNIIKVCQHWGIDVFTEPIPVAPAAHYWMGGIVTDLMNRTNISGLYAVGETASTGVHGANRLASNSLLECIVFGAQMANLDLADVELQSEIPMLPLREFQPDEGEWHRQQAHIAALRQKLPRLVWQSAGICRSQSALEAAITTIESWQQEFASLPLSQFLLSLTAREPAHLQLADVERQLRLWAETRNLLDVADLILKSAVFRTESRGGHYRLDYPEPDFDWQAHTLVQKNHWWKYPVLNS; from the coding sequence TTGCCTCCAACAGATATTCCTAGCCAATTTGATGTTTTAGTAGTTGGTGCGGGTGCCGCAGGGCTCTATACGGCACTTTGTCTCCCACAATCTTTGCGAGTCGGATTAATTACTAAAGAAACAGTTTCGCTATCAGCCAGTGATTGGGCCCAAGGTGGCATTGCAGCTGCGATCGCCTCGGAAGATTCTCCGACTTTACATATTGAAGATACAATCCGGGCTGGGGCTGGCTTATGTGACAAAGCTGCCGTAGAATTTTTAGCCGAACACGCCCCTAGCTGTATTCAATCTCTCGTAGATTTGGGCGTAGCTTTTGACCGTCAAGGTAATGCTTTAGCTTTAACTTTAGAAGCTGCCCATTCTCGTAACCGTGTGCTTCATGCTGCAGATACTACAGGTAGAGAAGTTACTACTACACTCACAGCCCAAGTACTGCGACGGCCCAATATTTTAGTCATCCAGCAAGCTTTAGCTTTAAGTTTGTGGATGACACCAGCAGGCGATGTCTCCGACGGGCTACGCCAACGCACTCAAGGCATTAGCTTGTTTTATCAAGGCAAAATTCAATGGATTCAGGCACGTGCAGTCGTACTGGCAACAGGTGGTGGTGGGCAGGTATTTGCCCAAACTACTAACCCAGCTGTCAGTACAGGTGATGGAGTTGCGATCGCCTACCGTGCTGGGGCAATTCTCCGCGACTTGGAATTTATCCAATTTCACCCCACAGCCTTAACAAAACCAGGTGCAGATCGTTTTCTCATTAGCGAAGCTGTACGTGGTGAAGGGGCACACCTCGTCGATAATGAAGGGCGACGTTTTGCCTTTGACTATCACCCCGCGGGTGAACTAGCACCACGAGATGTTGTTAGCAGAGCAATTTTCAGTCATTTACAACGTACCGCGGCCGATCCCGCCACAGCTAATGTCTGGTTAGATATGCGCCCTATTCCCCCAGACAAAATTCGTCATCGCTTCCCTAACATCATCAAAGTCTGTCAACATTGGGGCATAGATGTCTTTACAGAACCCATACCTGTTGCCCCTGCAGCTCATTATTGGATGGGTGGAATTGTCACAGATTTGATGAATCGCACCAATATTTCGGGTTTGTATGCTGTAGGCGAAACCGCCAGCACTGGAGTACATGGGGCAAACCGCTTGGCAAGTAATTCTTTACTAGAATGTATAGTTTTTGGCGCACAGATGGCTAATCTTGATTTGGCAGATGTAGAGTTGCAATCAGAGATACCCATGCTGCCATTGCGAGAATTTCAGCCTGATGAAGGCGAATGGCACAGACAGCAAGCCCATATAGCAGCACTGCGACAGAAGTTACCACGTCTAGTTTGGCAAAGCGCTGGTATATGTCGTTCACAATCAGCATTAGAAGCGGCAATCACCACAATTGAATCTTGGCAACAAGAATTTGCTAGTTTGCCTTTAAGTCAATTTCTGCTATCTTTAACAGCTAGAGAACCAGCCCATTTGCAACTAGCAGATGTAGAAAGGCAGCTACGGCTGTGGGCAGAAACTCGTAATTTATTAGATGTAGCTGACTTAATTCTTAAAAGTGCAGTGTTTAGAACCGAAAGCCGGGGTGGACACTACCGCTTAGATTATCCAGAACCAGACTTTGATTGGCAAGCTCACACACTTGTCCAAAAAAACCATTGGTGGAAATATCCGGTTTTAAACTCGTAG
- the psaK gene encoding photosystem I reaction center subunit PsaK, whose amino-acid sequence MLTSTLLAATTVPTTLQWSPTIGIIMILANIFAIAFGKSSIKYQNAGPALPSPNLFGGFGLPALLATTAFGHILGTGIILGLHNLGRF is encoded by the coding sequence TTGCTTACTTCGACCTTACTTGCCGCTACCACTGTGCCCACCACTCTACAATGGAGTCCTACCATTGGGATTATCATGATTCTGGCGAATATTTTTGCCATTGCCTTTGGTAAATCAAGCATCAAATATCAGAATGCAGGGCCAGCTCTACCTTCACCTAATTTATTTGGTGGCTTTGGTTTACCTGCACTATTAGCAACTACTGCCTTTGGTCATATTTTAGGCACTGGTATTATTTTAGGCCTACATAATCTGGGAAGATTTTAG
- a CDS encoding Ycf66 family protein — protein MQISFGLNIASLLGYIYIIFGISYMAFMVFLLFKRASRLGSIAFVIYLLQALLIPSIMLLCGFIFVFQGWRLDPILQFAQFLLTSLVIYFSVKDIVINEVYKNR, from the coding sequence ATGCAGATTTCTTTTGGTTTAAATATAGCTAGCTTACTAGGATACATCTATATAATTTTTGGTATATCTTATATGGCATTTATGGTGTTTTTGTTATTTAAACGTGCTAGCAGACTAGGAAGCATCGCTTTTGTTATTTATCTTCTGCAAGCATTACTAATTCCTAGCATCATGTTGCTTTGTGGGTTTATTTTTGTGTTTCAAGGCTGGCGATTAGATCCAATTTTACAATTTGCCCAATTTTTATTAACTTCGCTAGTTATTTATTTCAGCGTTAAAGATATTGTTATTAATGAAGTTTATAAAAATAGATAA